The bacterium genome contains a region encoding:
- the panB gene encoding 3-methyl-2-oxobutanoate hydroxymethyltransferase, with protein sequence MSSIPKEPHLKPFTVPEIKQMKGKGKIASVTCYDASFARIIDRTPVQLVLVGDSAANVVYGHETTLPIGMDEMLMLTRAVAAGLKLPLLVADMPFLSYQPSEATAITNAGLFLKAGAKAVKVEGGGPHIRLIIRKLVEIGIPVMGHLGLTPQSVHKLGGYKLQGSKDFSAKLMIEEAKQLEDAGCFSIVLEKIPMELAGAITASVSVPTIGIGAGPACDGQILVLYDLLGLEPEFKPRFVRRYADLSPLIQEALERYSKDVFEGAFPSDDESFS encoded by the coding sequence CTTCACGGTTCCAGAGATAAAGCAAATGAAGGGTAAGGGTAAAATCGCTTCTGTCACATGCTACGACGCCTCGTTTGCAAGGATTATAGACCGGACACCGGTCCAGCTTGTTCTTGTAGGCGACTCGGCGGCGAACGTGGTATACGGTCATGAAACGACTCTTCCCATAGGCATGGATGAGATGCTTATGCTGACCCGCGCCGTTGCCGCAGGTCTCAAGCTCCCCTTGCTCGTGGCCGATATGCCATTCCTCTCCTACCAGCCTTCCGAGGCGACCGCCATAACCAATGCGGGTCTTTTCCTCAAGGCGGGCGCAAAGGCGGTAAAGGTTGAGGGAGGAGGCCCCCATATCCGACTGATAATCCGCAAGCTCGTAGAGATAGGAATCCCCGTTATGGGGCATCTTGGACTTACCCCGCAGTCCGTGCACAAGCTCGGCGGGTACAAGCTTCAGGGAAGCAAAGATTTCAGCGCCAAGCTCATGATAGAGGAAGCGAAACAGCTCGAGGATGCGGGCTGCTTTTCAATCGTTTTAGAAAAGATTCCAATGGAGCTCGCCGGGGCAATAACCGCAAGCGTCTCGGTACCCACGATAGGGATTGGCGCAGGCCCGGCTTGCGACGGACAGATACTAGTTTTGTACGACCTTCTCGGGCTTGAGCCGGAATTCAAGCCGCGCTTCGTAAGACGGTACGCAGACCTTTCGCCCCTCATACAGGAAGCGCTGGAAAGATACTCTAAGGATGTGTTTGAAGGCGCCTTTCCTTCCGATGATGAAAGCTTCAGTTAA
- the rocD gene encoding ornithine--oxo-acid transaminase: MPNTKEILKKTERYSANNYHPLDVVLSKGKGVWVWDVDGRKYMDCLAAYSAVNQGHLHPTVIKAVRDQLGRITLTSRAFHNDRMGDFLEKLCKVAGKKKALPMNTGAEAVETAIKAARKWGYTVKKVPKGKAEIITCEGNFHGRTTTIVGFSTEAQYQEGFGPFTPGFVTVPYGDIKALKKAINKNTVAFLVEPIQGEGGVIVPPPGYLKEAAALCKANKMLFVADEIQTGFGRTGRMFCTQHEGINPDIIIVGKALGGGVYPVSGILADDHIMQVFTPGDHGSTFGGNPLASAVASAALDVLVSEKLAQRSEKLGEYFMKELRKLNSPHVKEVRGKGLLIGVEVKKSSGPARPFCEKLRDLGILAKETHHQVIRFAPPLVITKEEIDWALKRIKKVLA, translated from the coding sequence ATGCCGAACACGAAAGAGATTCTTAAGAAAACGGAGCGCTACAGCGCAAACAACTACCATCCCCTCGATGTGGTGCTATCTAAGGGCAAGGGAGTCTGGGTATGGGACGTTGACGGCAGAAAGTACATGGACTGCCTTGCAGCATACTCGGCCGTGAACCAGGGGCACCTCCATCCGACCGTAATAAAGGCTGTAAGGGATCAGCTTGGCCGCATCACGCTTACTTCCCGCGCTTTTCACAACGACCGCATGGGCGATTTTCTGGAAAAGCTCTGCAAAGTAGCCGGAAAAAAGAAGGCGCTGCCCATGAATACCGGCGCCGAGGCCGTGGAGACTGCAATCAAAGCGGCGCGCAAATGGGGATACACGGTAAAGAAAGTGCCGAAGGGCAAGGCCGAGATAATCACCTGCGAGGGAAACTTCCACGGACGCACCACAACAATCGTCGGCTTCTCGACCGAGGCACAGTATCAGGAAGGCTTCGGGCCGTTTACTCCGGGATTCGTAACCGTTCCATACGGCGACATTAAAGCCCTAAAGAAGGCGATTAACAAGAACACAGTCGCATTCCTCGTTGAACCCATTCAGGGCGAGGGCGGAGTAATAGTCCCTCCGCCGGGATATCTTAAGGAAGCGGCTGCATTGTGCAAAGCCAACAAGATGTTGTTCGTTGCAGACGAGATTCAGACCGGCTTCGGCAGAACAGGCAGGATGTTCTGCACCCAGCACGAAGGAATCAATCCCGACATAATAATAGTCGGAAAGGCTCTTGGCGGCGGCGTCTATCCAGTATCCGGAATCCTCGCGGACGACCACATAATGCAGGTCTTTACGCCCGGCGATCACGGCTCCACGTTCGGGGGCAACCCGCTGGCATCGGCTGTCGCTTCGGCCGCTCTGGATGTTCTCGTCTCCGAAAAGCTCGCCCAGCGCTCAGAGAAGCTTGGCGAGTACTTCATGAAGGAGCTTCGCAAGCTTAATTCGCCGCACGTTAAAGAAGTCAGAGGCAAAGGCCTTCTCATCGGAGTTGAGGTGAAGAAGAGCTCAGGTCCAGCAAGACCCTTCTGCGAGAAGCTCAGGGATCTCGGAATCCTTGCCAAGGAGACGCATCACCAGGTAATTCGATTTGCGCCTCCCCTGGTCATTACAAAAGAAGAGATAGACTGGGCGCTTAAAAGGATTAAGAAGGTTCTTGCCTAA